One stretch of Cydia fagiglandana chromosome 18, ilCydFagi1.1, whole genome shotgun sequence DNA includes these proteins:
- the LOC134673174 gene encoding H/ACA ribonucleoprotein complex subunit 3, whose protein sequence is MYLRYFLNEKGERQYTLATLDPTGKPTLSAHPARFSPEDKYSRQRIIIKKRFGLLITQQPEPIH, encoded by the exons ATGTATCTCAGATATTTCTTGAACGAAAAAGGTGAAAGACAGTACACTCTGGCG ACGTTGGACCCTACTGGAAAGCCAACCCTATCTGCCCATCCAG CCCGATTTTCTCCCGAAGACAAGTATTCAAGACAGAGAATTATAATCAAGAAGAGATTTGGTCTCCTTATAACACAACAGCCAGAACCAATCCACTAA
- the LOC134673111 gene encoding anaphase-promoting complex subunit 2, with protein MAHKRAELKVYWNKITYAYPILNDTLFTDCSNAEYDEIQQIIVGLGIAARIRDLVLLHTEKYVRQHITPSFWAKFTVVEEEVKGFQLFKSAVNDLYESVSNFMPMLRRLTILNNGCCDNKPIFGEKDVILGFKQLIRATLLSQLPLDFQVIINHFYKMSFNVFDNENESSDMSEDVTCAGCSNEYSECNCAYIVKVFHDTNRKLMELQLLERLTGQVLTSFIQLRIDSHIQKLCTGTDVSHISALENWLDTTVMSWLTRIYCAGSSKPPPDDKNIQNAILKFKQKLSYYLYHSYTKLRIDQLFNIIIIDYPDSQPAIDDIKLCLNKTDLRATLCKKLQSALETRLLHPGVNTPDILTAYVSTIRALQHLDPSGVILETVTKPVRNYLRNREDTVRSVVSSLTEDGAGSELAEELAKFATDADGDHEKEEAWDEWTPDPVDADPKINANDRKASDIISMLVNVYGSKELFVNEYRTLLADRLLAQNVINTEKEIRYLELLKLRFGESQLHFCEVMLKDISDSKRINALIQQHSNFKALNEKFTSNAMILSAQFWPPFKDENLELPDEIKKHFEAYTKTFEELKGSRTLSWKPHLGNVNIEIEIGGEKTDLIVSPFNATLIMHFQNKPEWALEELHQVMKVPITVLRRKITYWQSMGFITEKSTDFYVLVDSSDAKKSQVSANQVQEMICEDDETESVMASAHDQREGELQVFWSYIVGMLTNLDSLPLDRIHQMLKMFASQAPGTECSLQELRQFLDTKVRTHQLVLQGGMYKLPKT; from the coding sequence ATGGCTCATAAACGAGCAGAGCTAAAAGTATATTGGAATAAGATAACCTATGCATATCCAATTCTCAACGATACATTGTTTACCGATTGCTCAAACGCCGAATACGATGAGATTCAACAAATCATTGTTGGTTTGGGCATTGCTGCTAGAATAAGAGATTTGGTATTGTTGCACACAGAGAAGTATGTGCGCCAACACATAACACCATCCTTCTGGGCGAAGTTTACTGTCGTTGAAGAGGAGGTGAAAGGATTCCAACTCTTCAAGTCAGCTGTGAACGACCTGTATGAGTCTGTCTCGAATTTTATGCCGATGCTGCGGCGACTGACCATCCTGAATAACGGTTGTTGTGATAATAAACCTATATTTGGAGAGAAAGATGTTATTTTAGGATTCAAGCAGCTTATACGGGCTACTTTGCTGTCACAACTGCCTCTGGATTTCCAGGTGATCATAAatcatttttataaaatgtcttttaaTGTTTTTGATAATGAAAACGAGAGTTCCGACATGAGTGAAGATGTTACATGTGCGGGATGTTCAAATGAATATTCAGAATGCAATTGTGCTTATATTGTAAAAGTATTTCATGACACCAATAGGAAATTAATGGAGTTGCAGTTGTTAGAAAGACTGACAGGGCAGGTGCTTACAAGCTTTATTCAGCTGCGAATAGACTCTCACATTCAGAAACTTTGCACTGGCACTGATGTTTCACATATAAGTGCACTGGAGAATTGGCTCGACACCACTGTGATGTCCTGGCTCACAAGGATATACTGTGCTGGATCTTCCAAGCCTCCCCCAGATGACAAAAATATACAGAATGCAATTCTGAAGTTTAAACAGAAGTTAAGCTACTACTTGTACCACAGTTATACTAAATTAAGAATAGACCAACTATTTAACATCATTATCATTGATTATCCAGACTCCCAGCCTGCAATAGACGATATTAAACTGTGTTTAAATAAGACAGACTTGAGGGCCACCTTATGTAAGAAACTCCAAAGTGCATTGGAAACTAGGCTGCTGCATCCCGGTGTGAATACTCCAGATATCCTCACAGCCTATGTGTCTACTATTAGAGCTTTGCAGCACCTTGATCCATCGGGGGTTATTCTAGAGACTGTCACCAAACCTGTCAGGAATTATCTGCGGAACAGGGAGGACACAGTGAGGAGCGTTGTCAGCAGTCTTACAGAGGATGGAGCTGGCAGCGAACTGGCAGAAGAATTAGCCAAATTTGCAACAGATGCTGATGGTGATCATGAAAAAGAAGAAGCCTGGGATGAATGGACCCCCGATCCGGTGGATGCTGATCCTAAAATTAATGCCAATGACAGGAAAGCAAGTGACATCATATCCATGCTGGTCAATGTGTATGGTAGCAAGGAATtgtttgtaaatgaatataggaCACTCCTAGCAGACAGACTGTTGGCTCAAAATGTCATAAACACAGAAAAAGAAATAAGATatttagaattactcaaattaagATTTGGAGAATCACAACTGCATTTCTGTGAAGTGATGCTGAAGGACATATCAGATTCAAAGAGAATTAATGCATTGATACAGCAACATAGTAATTTTAAGGCACTAAATGAGAAATTTACATCAAATGCTATGATTCTTTCTGCTCAATTCTGGCCACCTTTCAAGGATGAAAACTTGGAATTGCCTGATGAGATTAAAAAACATTTTGAAGCTTATACAAAGACATTTGAAGAATTGAAGGGTAGTAGAACTTTAAGTTGGAAGCCGCACCTTGGTAATGTAAATATAGAGATTGAAATTGGAGGTGAGAAAACTGACTTAATAGTTTCTCCGTTTAATGCCACTCTCATAATGCACTTCCAAAATAAGCCTGAATGGGCACTAGAAGAGTTGCATCAGGTCATGAAAGTGCCAATAACTGTTCTAAGGAGAAAAATAACGTATTGGCAGTCCATGGGTTTTATTACTGAGAAAAGTACTGACTTTTATGTGTTAGTGGACAGCTCAGATGCTAAGAAGTCTCAAGTGTCAGCCAACCAAGTACAAGAGATGATCTGTGAGGATGATGAGACAGAGAGTGTTATGGCATCAGCTCATGATCAGAGAGAAGGGGAGCTTCAAGTGTTCTGGTCCTACATTGTAGGCATGTTAACTAACTTGGACTCTCTGCCTCTAGACAGAATTCATCAGATGCTGAAAATGTTTGCATCTCAAGCTCCAGGCACTGAGTGCAGCCTGCAGGAGCTCCGACAGTTCCTGGACACTAAAGTCAGAACTCACCAGTTGGTGCTGCAAGGTGGCATGTACAAGTTACCAAAAACGTAA
- the LOC134673170 gene encoding larval cuticle protein 65Ag1-like, protein MHKYAIVALALFAVALAAPQHQDQQPPVEILKQDSIVGPEGYHFEFETSDGTSRQEQGTLKQISEDHKAIEVQGSYKYTAPDGVVYTVTYTADENGFQPQEHVDQGQGQQGQQGQQYQQYQQ, encoded by the exons atgcATAAATAC GCAATCGTCGCCCTCGCCCTGTTCGCTGTGGCTCTAGCAGCGCCGCAACACCAAGACCAACAGCCTCCTGTGGAGATCCTCAAGCAGGACTCCATCGTAGGTCCCGAAGGATACCACTTCGA GTTTGAGACAAGCGACGGCACCTCCCGCCAGGAGCAGGGCACGCTGAAGCAGATCAGCGAGGACCACAAGGCCATAGAGGTGCAGGGCAGCTACAAGTACACTGCGCCAGACGGCGTGGTGTACACCGTCACTTACACCGCCGATGAGAATGGGTTCCAGCCGCAGGAGCACGTCGACCAAGGGCAGGGGCAGCAGGGGCAGCAGGGACAACAGTACCAGCAGTACCAGCAATAA